The following is a genomic window from Liolophura sinensis isolate JHLJ2023 chromosome 10, CUHK_Ljap_v2, whole genome shotgun sequence.
TATATCGGGTTTACGGTTGACCCTAATCGACGTGTCAAGCAGCACAACACAGGCAAGCATGCAGGGGGCGCATGGAGAACGAGTGGGAAGGGACCGTGGtgagtacatgtagtgacaTGACAGTGTCACATGGTATCAGGATACAATTAGTTagatggttactcagtgataggatatgcaaatcTTTTCACTTAGTAACCatgtgaggattattgacaccatatatttgtgtatcctatCACTTAGTAACAatgtgaggattattgacaccatatatttgcggaTCCTATAAATTGGTAACCatgtgaggattattgacaccatatatttgcgtatcctataaATTGGTAACCATGTggggattattgacaccatatatttgcggaTCCTATAAATTGGTAACCatgtgaggattattgacaccatatatttgcgtatcgtATCACTTAGTAACCatgtgaggattattgacaccatatatttgcgtatcctataaATTGGTAACCATGTggggattattgacaccatatatttgcgtatcctatcacttaGTAACCatgtgaggattattgacaccatatatttgcgtatcctataaATTGGTAACCATGTggggattattgacaccatatatttgcgtatcctatcacttaGTAACCatgtgaggattattgacaccatatatttgcgtatcctataaATTGGTAACCATGTggggattattgacaccatatatttgcgtatcctatcacttaGTAACCatgtgaggattattgacaccatatatattATTCACAACCCAGTGGAGATAAACTAGCGAGCAGACATATTTGATGTTGTCGgaaggattcgagaatatatctgtaccccacgtaactgttgttgtccaatgaaaagcagaatgttttgtctgatgcaggatagATGTACATGCTGTCCTGTGTTCACAGGGGACAGGGATTATctttttttaacacaatatCTATCCTTCCACAAGTCCATTTAttcatgacccaggagcctcccacaaatgcattcgctgtgagttcaagtccagctcattctgacATCCTCTACAGCTgtatggccgtgggtttccccctggctctgcctggtttctccccaccataatgctgtctaccttcttataagtgaaatattcttaaacaccaatctaataaataaataaataaatatagggaTGTAGCACTAATACCAATCAGTTTACGCTGATTCATTTTCTGCTTTCTGAACCAACCGAATGAAAGTAGGAAGTTATAATTCCTGAACTTTCACACATACTAAGCTGTTCACTATAAAGCCCAAGGGGATTAATTGTGTCAGTCACTTTTTTGGGCTCAAGACATGGCCCGCCTTCATCAGTTACTTTACCACGGTTTCATAGTTTACCATGGgcataaaactgactaccatCGTATTTAAGTGAATACTTCCTGATTAttagttaaacaacaatcaatgtaaatagataaatgttgTGTAGGACGAGTGTTAATGAGTGGCGTTGTCATCCAAGATATATATATCTTAGATGCCAAATTATGGGTTAATAAAAGTAGGAGTGAAGAGTGTAACATACTGTGTCAGCAGTGAGCAGGACAATCAGCCAAtccacaataacccaggagcctctcaccaatgcttaCTCAccagtcatacatgggaaggtctgccagcaacctggatATGGTCtgggtcatgggtttccccagggctctacTTGGTTTCCTTCCcccaaccataatactggctgctgtcgtattaGTGATGTATTGTTTGGTAGGATATAAGGTTCCAttcagatcaataaataaataaaaaaagtcaaCTAAtcatcaggtttatgtgtgtttCTCTGTTAAACAGGGAGATGGTGATCATCACTCACGGTTTTCCCAATGAGATCTCTGCCTTAAGAGTAAGTACTACCTGAGTAGACAAAGGTGTTGTTGAATGTTGTATACCAGTGTTGTTGCCTTTTAATGATTCATTTATATAACCCCATTGTGATGTCAGAGACGGGTTATAGCACTCTTCTCGTAAGTGGGAGAGCCAGGTTCAAGAACCAGACTCATCATGCTcgttaaaaatttcaaaatcagaaATTTACTTGCTCCCCCGAATTGGCTGAGCGTATTAAGGGGATAGCTTCCCTCAGGCTGTGTTTGGTTTTtcccccactataatgctggtcacgtttgtaaaagtgaaatgttcttgagtacagcctaaaacaccaatcagataataaacaaacataaaggGATAAATGTAGGTCAATTTCTGGTTGACTCGGTGTCATTATAACATGTTACAGGTAACTCTACATACTGGGGCAACTGGGTCTGGTGGATAGCATGCCAGCACTGCACATTCACATaacgcagtcgctgtgagttcaagtccagctcatgctggcttcctctctggcccatacgtgggaagaactgcagcaatctgcggatggtcatgggttccccccaggctctgcctggtttcctcccaccataatacagctgccgttgtataagtgacatattgttgagcatggcgtaaaacatcaatcatataaataatcTGGGTCTGGTGACTTCAACATGATCTTTCAGTAAGGCAGCACTATGAAGTTAACAGCTCTGGGAACAGCCTGCTACAAATTAACACAACTGGCGTATGACAAAAGTAGTGTCCAAAGCAGCATGAAACCTCAAGCAGACAAAAAATatggttttgtttgtgttgttcataTTACTGGCATTCTGAAAGCTGTACACATTTTCCGAATCCAGTCACTGTAGTTTGGTAGTTTTCTGTCAGATTCCCTTATTTTTCGCCATGTGATCACTTTTACAACCTCTGTTTAAAGGGAAAGAACACTCTAACAAGGAGTATATGTACGACGAAAGACCATTAAGTCCacaaaaatagttggatttattgttttggaatttttttaagggagtgaaatatatataaaactttggattctgtggtagccttttctgaccatattgggaccaatgatgtcacatgaaGTTTTTGACACTTGACATGCATAAACTGCCAGATAGAGCTACATACACATGACTGCATTCGccaaatgtacattaaaatgaaCTATTTTAAGTAAAAAGTATGCATTTGACGtccggggcctctgtggcttagttggttagcgcgctagcgcagagtaatgacccaggagtctctcactaatgctgtcgctgtgagttcaagtccagctcatgctggcttcctctccggctgtatgtggaaaggtcttccagcaacctgcagatggtcgtgggtttcccccaagctgtGGCCtgttcccaccataatgctggccgccgtcgaataagtgaaatattcttgagtacggcataaaacaccaatcaaataaataaataaataaatggatttgacgtcactggtaccttctgggtcactatACAGATCACTCTAGaatctgattttttaaaaccatttttttcagttgcgaaaattctaaagaaataaattaaattgttttcctggacagtgtttaatagcctttcatttgatatatatttcattttagtgttttccttCCCTGTAATCAGAGAAATCTTCATAGTATAAaacatttaccatttttttCGTCCTCAGTTCGAATGGGCCTGGCAGAACCCTGGCAAATCTCGCAGACTATCTCATCTGCCGGGCAAAACCCGTAAGGAAACCGCCTACCAGTACCGATTCCGGATATTTTCCGAAATGTTACGTACGGGTCCCTGGAACCGGCTGGCGCTGACGGTGCGCTGGCTCAAACAGGAGTACCAGTTGGATTTCTCACCAGAATGCCCTCCCCCTCTTCACATGGCCATTGCGTACGGCCCAGTCAAGGCCGTCAGGCTCAAAGACGCACCGTCAAAGCGAAAGAAAAAACAGCCAGATTCCGAAGAGAGCAACACTGAAATGAGCGCAGGTGAAGATGTGACTTCAGTTAGCGGAGAGATGTGCTGCATTTGCCAGGGAGGCTTCATGGTAAGTAGAACATCGCCTTGTCATAAAACAGTAAACTCATATACTTATTGCATGGATTAGAATAGTGCACATTTAGTGCTCAGTTAGTTAAACTGTTGTCATAATTTGATTAGAATGGCGATGATATCCGCTATTGAATTACTTGTGAACTTGTTTGCAGCAAATACCACTTTcattaatgtaaattttgtcaTGGCTTCTCTTCATCTCATAAATAATATTCAACTGGCAGTGTTTTTATCATTGAACCCTAAATGGCGTtcattgaaaatacatgtatttttactacatgaatttgtgcagttgtcatggatGGTTTTTGTTTCGGCAAGGCTCAGGACAGGTTTGTTGATTTGGGGGGCCACCCAGTTGACGTCGATTTACACTGGGGAATAatttaatgcgcgtgtgaagaCGCCGTAAATGTGACTTACTGTCGATCCAACACATTGGAAGCAGTTATTCCCCctaactctcccaacactttGGTCGATACAGAGCTAAATTCCGCAATTAGAACAAAGTCATGAATGTCACAGGGATCGCAGTGTaggaagtgatatcagaaaCTCACAGGAAAATCACTTTCTCAACCTCTGTTTCAAGTATGAACAACTTGATTCAAGCCaaactgtacataattttataactGCAGACTGAAAGCAAATAATTCTGTGCGAGGACACCATTGGTACGGCTAAGCCTGAACATGCCTACGTGTTTGTCTAGTTGTGGCAGTGATGCGAGATGAGCATCAAGAAGAAGTATGACATCCCACAGGTACCAAAGAAGCGGCACCTGCACTGAATAAAGAGGTACCATGTTATAAATAAACTGgtcatgttgtttttgttgttatgCAGTGCAAGGCAGAAATTATGCGCTGCTACAGGCCAGAGTGTCACATGACTGCCCACATGGTCTGCTTGTCTCGGCTGTTCCTCACGGGAGCAGGAGCCGCCACAGAGGACGGCTGTTGTCCACTACAGGTGATACCTGTGGGTGGGATGTGCCCATCCTGTGCCCAGGAGCTGTTATGGGGAGATCTCATCAGATACAAACAGGGCTGTTTCCAAGCCATTCAAGAGGTAGGAATAATGCCGCTGTCAGGTGTATGGTTATCTCTCTGTGTAGCTGTATTGTCATCAGTGAATGTTAAACATTGACATAAAATGTATCTTGGAGATTTTGTTTGTATAATATACGATACGGTATCTAAATGCTGTTTCAAACTTTATGgtattattttatgattttatttatttatt
Proteins encoded in this region:
- the LOC135476681 gene encoding structure-specific endonuclease subunit slx1-like, producing MVHEVENFYGVYLLYNVNPKFKGRTYIGFTVDPNRRVKQHNTGKHAGGAWRTSGKGPWEMVIITHGFPNEISALRFEWAWQNPGKSRRLSHLPGKTRKETAYQYRFRIFSEMLRTGPWNRLALTVRWLKQEYQLDFSPECPPPLHMAIAYGPVKAVRLKDAPSKRKKKQPDSEESNTEMSAGEDVTSVSGEMCCICQGGFMCKAEIMRCYRPECHMTAHMVCLSRLFLTGAGAATEDGCCPLQVIPVGGMCPSCAQELLWGDLIRYKQGCFQAIQEETSSDGHWTNDLQASQDNI